The Amycolatopsis coloradensis sequence GTAGCAGCTATCCGTGCGGAGCCCCTGCCCGCGCGCTCAGCCGTCGTCGCATTTCGGGAATGGGCGATGCGGTGACGGAGCCTTCATACTCGGCAGGCGTTAGCCGTATCGCGCACGAGACACGACGGAGAGGTACACCGTCCTTGGCTCCGTGGCCATTTTTCGGCAACAAAACGACACCTGACACCGTGGCCATTTTCCGGCGACAACCTCAGAACGCTGGGGGGTCCCGCGGCCATGAATGCCGGGTTCGTGCGGGGGGCGGGGCACCTCCACACTTGGCGGCCAGGTTCGGCATCGCGGGCGCGGCCCCAAGCGGCGAGACGCCGGTACGTGGTGGACTATCCTTGGTTCCGTAGCCGATCCGGCAACGGACCCAGCCCTGGCAGCATGGTCGATTTTCGGCGACAAACCCAAACCTGGCACTGTGGCCGGTTTTCGACGACAACCTCAGCACGGTAGCGGTTCCTCCGCCGCGGTTGGACGGGTTCGCACAGTGGCCATTGGGACACTGCCACACTTGGTGCGAGGTGCGGCATCGCGGCCACCGCCGCCAGACACCACTGCAAGGCACCATCTTTGGCCCCGTAGCCGGATTCCGGCAATGACGCCAACTGGCACCGTGGTCATTGCCCGGCGACGACCTCAACACGGCGGCGGTTCCACCGCCACGACTGCCCGGGCTCACGACGTGACGGTCGGAACACCTTCACACCCGACGGCCAGTTACGGCATCACGGGCGCGGCCCCAAGCGCCGAGACGCCGGTACGTGGCGCACTATCCTTGGTTCCGTAGCCGAAATCCGGCAACGAACCCAGCCCTGGGACGCATGGTCGTTTTCCGGCGACGGCCGGGCGCTTAGCTGTATCGCGGCCATGGCCCCAAGCTGCCAGACACCACCGCGTGATGCACCGTCCTTGGTTCCGTGGTCGATTTTCGGCGACGGACTCAGAACGGCGGTTCCTCGGTGCGAGGTTCGTGCAGTGGCGGTGGTGTGCTGTCGTAGCTCTGCCCGGTAGGCGTGGTGATCGTCAGTGTGCCGTCAGAGGCGAGCCGGTAGACCCAGCCGGGTTCGTCTTTCAGGCGGTGGTCGCGGCGGCAGAGGTCGATCAGTTCGGTGTCGGCGGTATGGCCGCCGTGTTGCCAGGGCACCGAGTGGTCGAGATCGCAGGCCTGAGCGACCCGGTGGCAGCCGGGTCTTCGGCATTCCCGGTCCCGCACCCTCACGAACTCACCCAACCCCGCCGTAGGCCGATACCGATCACGGCCCAAATCCAGGACCTGTCCGGAGAGCGGGTCGGTGACGATCCGCCGCAACACCGTGTCCGGCCCAGAAGCGATGTGCCGGGCCAGCGAGGCGGGGATGTGCCCGTGCCCGGCCAGCTCCGCGGGATCGTCATTCACGCCGAGATAGGTATTCAAGTCCATGTAGAGGAACACCTCAGCCCGTTCACCCTTCCCGCCCTGGCCGCCGAGCAGGAGGTCGAGGGCGACGTCGGCGCGCAGCTGATCCAAAGTGCGGGCCTCCCCACCAGTCTTCAATGCCCGTGCCTCGCGGTCGATCCGCGTATAGGCAGCGGCCACTTTCTCCACCGGGCCGTCTTCGACTTCGATTGAGGCGACGCCGGTCTCGCCCTGCCGGATCGACAAGCGACGCCCGGCGCGATGTCGTTCTACGCGGCGGCCGGCGCCGTCGCGGTCGGCCATCATCGCCGCGTGATTGGCCGCTTTCCGGATCTGATCGGAATTCCGCCCCGGCAACCGATCCTCCAGGACCTCGTCCACCGCGCGGGCGTCCTCGTCGGACAACCAGGCGGTGGCAGTGGCGACCTTCATCGCCCCATAACCACCCACCTGCCCACGATCCAGCAGCCCCAGGGTGCGCGGCAGCCGGGTGGTCAACGCTGCCGCCGTCGACACCAGTCCGGCGGCGTGACCGTCCACAACGGACAGGGCGAGCGCGACCTCCTGTACCACACTCGACGCGCCGTCGCGGTGACGGTTCAGGTGTGCGAGTGCGCGGAACCGGACCGCCTCCAGGCGTGCGATCCCTTCCGACGCCGCTACGGCCGCGTCGACGGCATCGTTGTCCTCCAACGAATCCAGTGAAGCATTGACCTCCCGAAGCACATCGGCTGAGGTGATTTCCTTGAGTAGCGCCACGGTGGCGTTGCGTGTGTCCACGCACCGAAGCTACAACGGGTCACCGACAAAACGAACCTTTCCCTTACACACCAACATTAATCGACATCAAGCAACCCCTGAGCACCGTTCTCCAACTGCCGCGCGACTTCCTCCGATCGCGGCAACATGGTCTTCTCGTAAAGAGCAACACCCTCGCCGACAGAAGCAGAACCAGCCAGCGCGAGGGCGAGTTCACAAGCGTCGACCATGGCCAGATTGACGCCGACACCGAGCGGCGGCATCAGATGGGCGGCATCGCCGAGCAAGGTCACCCATGACGTGTGTTCCCACGTGTGCGGGACGGGCAGGACGTACAACGGGCGGTCGACGTACGGCCCGTCGTTGTCGGTGATCATC is a genomic window containing:
- a CDS encoding HNH endonuclease signature motif containing protein, with product MDTRNATVALLKEITSADVLREVNASLDSLEDNDAVDAAVAASEGIARLEAVRFRALAHLNRHRDGASSVVQEVALALSVVDGHAAGLVSTAAALTTRLPRTLGLLDRGQVGGYGAMKVATATAWLSDEDARAVDEVLEDRLPGRNSDQIRKAANHAAMMADRDGAGRRVERHRAGRRLSIRQGETGVASIEVEDGPVEKVAAAYTRIDREARALKTGGEARTLDQLRADVALDLLLGGQGGKGERAEVFLYMDLNTYLGVNDDPAELAGHGHIPASLARHIASGPDTVLRRIVTDPLSGQVLDLGRDRYRPTAGLGEFVRVRDRECRRPGCHRVAQACDLDHSVPWQHGGHTADTELIDLCRRDHRLKDEPGWVYRLASDGTLTITTPTGQSYDSTPPPLHEPRTEEPPF